The Microcoleus sp. FACHB-672 genome includes a window with the following:
- the trpD gene encoding anthranilate phosphoribosyltransferase yields the protein MIDSASPAATDAPSEALSWPTLLQQLLDRQSLTRYQAAGLMLGWLNEEIPPVLSGAILAALQAKGISADELAGMAQVLQSQSSPLRQDATNPQPSSTSGNSDLNTVIDTCGTGGDGASTFNISTAVAFVAAAAGVPVAKHGNRSASSRVGSADVLEALGMNLSAAGEKVYAALHEVGITFLFAPGWHPALKAVAPMRRTLGVRTVFNLLGPLVNPLRPTGQVIGVFDSQLVATIAQALGQLGTHSAIVLHGREKLDEAGLADITDLAILSAGKVRVATLNPQELGLTPAGTDQLRGGDVQENAQILQNVLQGKGTPAQQDAVALNAALALQVAGVIPLEDHAAGLSLAKDILHSGAGWSKLEQLVTFLKTEA from the coding sequence ATGATTGATTCTGCTTCACCGGCAGCAACAGACGCCCCCAGCGAAGCCCTCAGTTGGCCCACTTTGCTGCAACAGCTGCTAGATCGCCAGTCCCTCACCCGCTACCAAGCTGCCGGACTGATGCTGGGATGGCTCAATGAAGAAATCCCGCCGGTGCTATCGGGGGCAATTTTAGCAGCACTTCAAGCCAAAGGCATCTCAGCTGACGAGCTAGCTGGCATGGCTCAGGTATTGCAATCTCAATCTTCTCCACTCAGGCAAGACGCAACGAACCCTCAACCCTCATCCACAAGTGGAAATTCTGACCTGAACACGGTTATTGATACCTGTGGCACCGGCGGAGATGGAGCCTCAACCTTTAATATTTCCACAGCGGTTGCCTTTGTGGCAGCAGCAGCCGGGGTGCCGGTGGCCAAACATGGCAATCGCTCAGCCTCTAGTCGGGTGGGTTCCGCTGACGTACTGGAAGCGCTGGGAATGAATTTGAGCGCTGCCGGTGAGAAGGTGTATGCCGCACTCCATGAAGTCGGGATTACATTTCTGTTTGCTCCTGGCTGGCACCCAGCGCTGAAAGCTGTGGCACCCATGCGGCGAACATTGGGCGTGCGGACGGTGTTTAATTTGTTAGGGCCGTTGGTCAATCCTTTGCGCCCTACCGGCCAAGTAATTGGGGTGTTTGATTCTCAGTTGGTGGCAACAATCGCCCAAGCTTTAGGACAGTTGGGCACTCACTCAGCAATTGTGTTGCACGGACGCGAGAAACTTGATGAAGCCGGCTTGGCTGATATCACAGACTTGGCGATTCTTTCAGCCGGCAAGGTACGGGTAGCCACTTTAAACCCCCAAGAGTTGGGTTTAACACCGGCAGGAACGGATCAACTGCGAGGCGGGGATGTTCAAGAAAATGCCCAGATCCTGCAAAATGTTTTGCAAGGCAAAGGAACGCCGGCGCAACAAGATGCAGTGGCTTTAAATGCGGCTTTAGCCCTCCAAGTTGCCGGTGTTATCCCCCTTGAAGACCATGCAGCCGGTCTTTCACTCGCTAAAGATATTCTGCATAGCGGTGCCGGTTGGTCAAAGCTAGAGCAGCTCGTTACATTCTTGAAAACGGAAGCATGA
- a CDS encoding retropepsin-like aspartic protease family protein, with translation MVKFSRFGVAQIFLAAALAVIGVGCNDGEPSSSSNTNTAQSTPAPAPSAAPASPKPAAKPAQKPVNPPLSDGAARRSYEEALDKGYSAASISQTAQSPEDWKLVESQWQEAIKLLKTVPASSTQNKLAKSKIAEYQKNLVSAKQQAVRATTRSKTEFAGIEVPIIPSTSEVPIIPSTSDVASRSSSSYGSSKEGGSRPEVILAPIKRRAGGTAVIEVTFNGRQTFDMIVDTGASGTVITSKMASVLGVRPEGSMTADTPSAKSVTFPIGRVDSMEVGGAIVNNVSVAIASQLDIGLLGQDFFGGYDVTFREDVVEFHSR, from the coding sequence ATGGTCAAATTTTCTCGATTCGGGGTAGCACAGATTTTTTTAGCAGCCGCACTGGCGGTGATCGGTGTGGGTTGTAATGACGGCGAGCCTTCCAGCAGCTCAAACACCAATACGGCGCAAAGCACACCGGCACCGGCTCCGAGTGCAGCACCGGCAAGTCCAAAGCCGGCAGCAAAGCCAGCACAGAAGCCGGTGAATCCACCCCTTAGTGACGGCGCTGCTCGAAGATCCTATGAAGAGGCGCTCGACAAAGGTTACAGTGCCGCTAGCATCAGTCAAACTGCCCAATCTCCAGAAGATTGGAAACTGGTAGAAAGCCAGTGGCAAGAGGCGATCAAGCTCCTAAAAACAGTGCCGGCTTCTAGCACTCAAAATAAACTAGCAAAAAGCAAAATAGCTGAGTATCAGAAAAATCTGGTCTCTGCTAAACAGCAAGCAGTTCGTGCCACAACCCGTTCTAAAACTGAATTTGCGGGGATTGAAGTCCCAATCATCCCTTCCACCTCAGAAGTGCCAATCATCCCTTCCACCTCAGATGTGGCTTCTCGCAGTAGCTCCAGCTATGGCTCATCTAAGGAGGGTGGCAGCCGTCCAGAGGTTATTCTGGCACCGATCAAACGTCGTGCCGGCGGGACGGCAGTGATAGAAGTTACCTTTAATGGCCGGCAAACTTTTGACATGATTGTCGATACGGGAGCTAGTGGCACAGTAATTACGTCAAAGATGGCTAGTGTCTTGGGAGTTCGTCCAGAAGGCTCGATGACAGCAGACACTCCCAGCGCCAAATCGGTGACATTTCCCATTGGCAGAGTCGATAGCATGGAAGTTGGGGGTGCCATTGTTAATAACGTGTCGGTGGCAATTGCATCACAGCTAGATATTGGCTTGCTGGGGCAAGACTTCTTTGGGGGTTACGACGTCACCTTTAGAGAAGATGTGGTGGAATTTCACAGCCGGTGA
- a CDS encoding retropepsin-like aspartic protease family protein, protein MQKIKFGLISLAGLLLFQTAGIAQEYEGCFLRDRSGNLIKLTDMCPTSSQEEVSATLGAFQVPIKRRASGIPVIDVVFNGNQTFEMMLDTGASGTVITPKMAQALGVKQDGTARVETPNAKDVEFPIGRVTSIKAGNAMINNVVVAISPTLEIGLLGQDFFSKYDVTIKKEVIEFNPQTETAKPAPPK, encoded by the coding sequence ATGCAAAAAATTAAATTCGGATTGATTTCTCTGGCTGGATTGCTGCTTTTCCAAACTGCCGGCATTGCTCAGGAATATGAAGGGTGTTTTCTGCGTGATCGTAGCGGCAATCTTATCAAATTGACGGATATGTGTCCGACTAGCTCCCAAGAGGAGGTTTCAGCAACCCTAGGAGCTTTTCAAGTCCCAATTAAACGTCGTGCTTCTGGGATTCCAGTGATAGATGTCGTCTTTAATGGCAATCAGACATTCGAGATGATGTTAGATACCGGAGCGAGTGGGACGGTGATCACGCCAAAAATGGCACAAGCGCTAGGAGTCAAACAGGATGGGACAGCACGAGTAGAGACTCCCAACGCTAAGGACGTTGAGTTTCCGATTGGGCGTGTGACTTCTATTAAAGCCGGCAATGCGATGATTAATAATGTTGTGGTCGCCATTTCACCCACCCTAGAAATTGGATTGCTCGGCCAAGATTTCTTTAGCAAATATGATGTGACCATTAAAAAAGAAGTCATTGAATTTAACCCGCAAACCGAAACGGCAAAACCTGCGCCTCCCAAATAA